In Alkalihalobacillus sp. TS-13, the following are encoded in one genomic region:
- a CDS encoding YkyA family protein, with amino-acid sequence MYFKKCLFFMCFCLLVMVASGCTIGEPASEKIYDHLEKTVSLEAGFAEVQEPLIEAEQKEQELFNEMLGLSMKEIDQIRKLADEAAGLADSREELINKEKESIDAAYDEFKSVNNLVDELDEEPLKKQADALVKTMKQRYESYNELNKVYVEALNMDRKLYEMMKKEDLAVEDLKSFTEELNKKYEEVLKSQDTFNNLTDRYNDEKKAFYKEAGFSTSDKSET; translated from the coding sequence TTGTACTTCAAGAAATGTTTATTTTTCATGTGTTTCTGTTTATTAGTAATGGTCGCTTCAGGCTGTACGATCGGGGAGCCGGCGTCTGAAAAAATTTATGATCATCTGGAGAAAACGGTCTCGTTGGAAGCTGGTTTTGCTGAAGTGCAAGAGCCGCTTATCGAAGCTGAACAGAAAGAACAAGAACTATTCAATGAAATGCTTGGATTGAGCATGAAAGAAATAGATCAAATTCGCAAGTTGGCTGATGAAGCCGCTGGTCTGGCAGATTCCAGAGAAGAATTAATCAACAAAGAAAAAGAAAGCATCGATGCTGCATACGATGAATTCAAATCAGTGAACAATTTAGTGGACGAACTGGATGAAGAGCCGTTAAAAAAGCAAGCGGATGCTCTTGTAAAAACGATGAAACAGCGCTATGAAAGTTACAATGAGTTGAATAAGGTGTATGTTGAAGCACTCAACATGGATCGCAAATTATATGAAATGATGAAAAAGGAAGACCTGGCAGTTGAAGACTTGAAATCTTTTACGGAAGAACTCAACAAGAAATATGAGGAAGTTCTTAAATCTCAAGATACTTTCAATAATTTAACGGATCGATATAATGATGAGAAAAAAGCTTTTTATAAAGAAGCAGGTTTCAGTACATCAGATAAGAGTGAAACCTGA